A single genomic interval of Daucus carota subsp. sativus chromosome 1, DH1 v3.0, whole genome shotgun sequence harbors:
- the LOC108199398 gene encoding uncharacterized protein LOC108199398: MMRRFSKLLLLPASTKGDVVGVPPVCGGGGSGGGGGTVGGTVCGGGGSGGGGGTVGGVPAVCGGGGSGGGGGAVRGVLVVSAGGGGGSGSGCGGGGSGGGGDRFCDYVPPTLIEQVARLVVGSLTVAVSLDYYYDKVTSPETTEVVQKMIEKAVVEMKETVEASHQKTVACVSEMLAADKKEREELAASKTKKYWFW; encoded by the exons ATGATGAGAAGGTTCTCTAAATTGCTTCTACTCCCCGCGTCTACGAAAGGCGATGTTGTAGGTGTGCCTCCTGTTTGCGGCGGCGGAGGCAGCGGAGGCGGCGGAGGCACTGTTGGTGGTACTGTTTGCGGCGGCGGAGGCAGCGGAGGCGGTGGAGGAACTGTTGGTGGTGTCCCAGCTGTTTGCGGCGGCGGAGGCAGCGGAGGCGGCGGAGGCGCTGTTCGTGGTGTGCTTGTTGTTTCAGCCGGTGGGGGAGGTGGATCAGGTAGTGGTTGCGGCGGCGGAGGCAGCGGAGGCGGCGGAGACCGTTTTTGCGACTACGTGCCTCCG actCTCATTGAGCAAGTGGCAAGACTTGTGGTGGGCAGCCTCACCGTCGCGGTGAGTCTGGACTACTACTACGATAAGGTGACCAGTCCAGAGACCACAGAAGTAGTTCAAAAAATGATTGAAAAGGCAGTTGTG GAGATGAAAGAGACCGTGGAAGCCTCTCATCAGAAGACGGTAGCTTGTGTCTCAGAGATGCTAGCTGCTGACAAGAAAGAGAGGGAGGAGTTGGCAGCTtccaaaaccaaaaaatattGGTTTTGGTAG